Proteins encoded within one genomic window of Ursus arctos isolate Adak ecotype North America unplaced genomic scaffold, UrsArc2.0 scaffold_7, whole genome shotgun sequence:
- the PPP1R3C gene encoding protein phosphatase 1 regulatory subunit 3C, translating into MRPPRPPRPGFALRSSLQLLAESPSTPLRTTAVTFPRRGLALQSGAGWSHRGASRPVIGPRDLFTWSGADKQPLPRSTRNRPELQPNRNSRELGANSRRQPRAGSHGPPPPLCLMSCTRMIQVLDPRPLTSSVMPVDVAMRLCLAQSPPLKSFLGPYDDLQRRNFVNKLKPLKPCLNIKQEAKSQNEWKHSHDQAKKRVVFADSKGLSLTAIHVFSDLPEEPAWDLQFDLLDLNNIASGLKLHEEKNLILDFPQPSTDYLSFRNHFQKNFVCLENCSLQERTVTGTVKVKNMSFEKKVQIRITFDTWKSYTDVDCVYMKNVYGGSDSDTFSFAIDLPSVIPTEEKIEFCISYHANGQVFWDNNEGQNYRIVHVQWKPDGVQTQTASQDCAFHQVPPKTESESSIFGSPRLASGLFPEWPSWGRMENLASYR; encoded by the exons ATGCGGCCTCCACGCCCCCCTCGCCCAGGGTTCGCGTTACGGAGCTCCCTCCAGCTGTTGGCCGAGTCCCCGAGCACTCCCCTGCGCACCACGGCGGTCACGTTCCCCCGGCGAGGGCTCGCGCTCCAGTCGGGCGCCGGTTGGTCGCACCGCGGGGCCAGCCGCCCGGTGATTGGTCCGAGGGACTTGTTCACGTGGTCCGGCGCAGATAAGCAGCCTCTCCCGCGCAGCACCCGCAATCGGCCGGAGCTCCAGCCGAACCGAAACAGCCGGGAGTTGGGTGCGAACTCGCGCAGACAACCGAGAGCGGGCTCTCACGGTCCGCCGCCGCCTCTCTGCCTAATGAGCTGCACTAG AATGATCCAGGTTTTAGATCCAAGGCCTTTGACAAGTTCAGTCATGCCAGTGGATGTGGCCATGAGGCTCTGCTTGGCTCAGTCGCCACCTCTGAAGAGCTTCCTGGGCCCTTATGATGACCTCCAACGAAGAAATTTTGTGAACAAATTAAAGCCTCTGAAACCGTGTCTCAATATAAAACAGGAAGCCAAATCACAGAATGAGTGGAAGCATTCACACGACCAAGCCAAGAAGCGGGTTGTGTTTGCTGACTCCAAGGGGCTCTCTCTCACCGCCATCCACGTCTTCTCGGACCTCCCAGAAGAACCAGCGTGGGATCTCCAGTTTGATCTCTTGGACCTTAACAATATCGCCTCCGGCTTAAAACTCCATGAGGAGAAAAACTTGATTTTAGATTTTCCCCAGCCTTCAACTGATTACTTAAGTTTTCGGAACCACTTTCAGAAGAATTTTGTCTGTCTGGAGAACTGCTCTTTGCAAGAGCGAACAGTGACTGGAACTGTGAAAGTGAAAAACATGAGCTTTGAGAAGAAGGTTCAGATTCGTATCACTTTTGATACCTGGAAAAGCTACACTGATGTGGACTGTGTCTACATGAAAAATGTGTATGGTGGCTCAGATAGTGACACCTTCTCATTTGCCATTGATTTACCCTCTGTCATTCcaacagaggagaaaattgagTTCTGCATTtcttaccatgctaatggacagGTCTTCTGGGACAACAACGAGGGTCAGAATTACAGAATTGTCCATGTGCAATGGAAACCTGATGGAGTGCAGACACAGACGGCATCTCAGGACTGTGCATtccaccaggtgccccccaagacTGAGTCAGAGTCATCCATCTTTGGCAGTCCAAGGCTGGCCAGTGGGCTTTTCCCAGAATGGCCGAGCTGGGGGAGAATGGAGAACTTGGCCTCTTACCGATGA